In Reichenbachiella agarivorans, one genomic interval encodes:
- the tnpA gene encoding IS200/IS605 family transposase — translation MSHSFNKIWIHAIWATNERRLFINQSIEQKVHRYIAEQLKEQGCPVRIINGMPDHIHCLFLLSPQKSIAEVIKQIKGSSSHFINQNNLTVDKFAWQTGYAAYSVSESVVEKVFHYIQNQKEHHQKKTFQQEYDDFLQLYGING, via the coding sequence ATGTCTCATTCATTCAATAAAATATGGATTCATGCCATCTGGGCAACAAATGAGAGGAGGCTATTCATTAATCAGTCCATCGAACAAAAAGTCCATCGGTATATAGCTGAGCAACTGAAAGAACAAGGATGTCCCGTGCGAATCATAAACGGAATGCCCGACCATATCCATTGTTTGTTTTTATTGAGTCCGCAAAAATCCATTGCAGAAGTCATCAAACAAATCAAAGGCAGTAGCTCGCATTTCATCAATCAAAACAATCTAACCGTAGACAAATTTGCATGGCAAACGGGTTACGCGGCTTATTCTGTTTCGGAATCGGTGGTTGAAAAGGTATTTCATTACATCCAGAATCAAAAGGAGCACCATCAAAAGAAAACATTTCAGCAGGAGTACGATGATTTTTTACAATTGTACGGGATCAATGGTTAA
- a CDS encoding TonB-dependent receptor, giving the protein MKKILLGLIAVLAINFISSTTMAQVTNSNMEGLVRDNQGEPLIGATVKAVHEPTGTQYGTVTNVEGNFSLPNLKTGGPYSVTINYVGYQPVKYEGINLKLGNPYSLTATMNESDVLEEVVIESSKSEGDFNSTRTGAATNLSNEQINTLPTIQRSISDFTRLTPQANGNSFAGRDGRYNNVQIDGANFNNGFGLSSDPLPGGNAQPISLDAIQEVTVSIAPYDVRQSGFTGAGINAVTRSGTNQFEGSAYYFFRNQNMTGDQVGDLDIGPLDDVSSKTTGFRLGGPIIKNKLFFFANAEFVKNEGTNPFAVNQWEASQDGVGNPDQNIARTTEADLIAVRNHLINTFGYDPGEYQGYAKDAGDESRSFFARLDWNISEKHKLALRYSNVFGTQNNLVNGSSGPRPRSSVNRVSDQSMAFESTQYSTDNIVNSFAVELSSYFNQSLSNQFIATYSKIQAKRTSASDGVFPTIDIWEDGTNYITAGYDPFTYGNDVLNDNISVINNLTYLKGNHEVTAGLAFETQTFGNQFLRLGASYYRYNSVDDFLTTGTAGEVAPIMFGVTYPYEGADTYAPITLGTAGVYVQDKFRVSDDLVVTAGVRIEAPIFLNDLTANPSIDALTFHSPDGGDKNYESGEWPTTKLNVSPRVGFNYDVLGDGSLKLRGGTGIFYGRLPFVWLTNMPTGSGVISNNVEPSSYDQVAGWIGNVTFNPDKYHWVDNPPAGAEDVFISNPNAGAPSSLALVDSDLKMPSVWRTSLGGDYSLSNLPITLSADLMYTRDVNAVYQFNANRGDAPTTLNYGNDNRDFYPTGPVSYNPAMGANNAVVLTNTDTKGNVFNATVGGNLNTRNGFYGSLFYTYTYSDEISSNAGSSASSAIAGPNVSSPNEQVLYNSQYAVPHRVVGSISYKINYLQHAATTISLYYSGSHQGRYSYTYSSDFNNDGINSDLLYVPADNSEINFVDIVDEGVVVFTAAEQLAAFNEYINDDPYLSERRGKYAERNSNLMPWLNRFDFRLLQDLYTNIGKSKNTLQLSLDIFNVANLLNSDWGVSQTMNNAQNLLKPVTVTENGVPTFQMNTVSVDGQTVLPTKATRDITTTASTYYMQIGVRYIFGN; this is encoded by the coding sequence ATGAAGAAAATTCTACTTGGATTGATTGCGGTACTAGCAATCAATTTTATTTCATCAACAACCATGGCTCAAGTTACGAACAGTAACATGGAAGGTCTAGTGAGAGACAATCAAGGAGAACCCTTGATTGGAGCAACAGTAAAAGCTGTTCATGAACCTACTGGTACACAGTATGGAACGGTCACAAATGTAGAAGGTAATTTTAGTTTGCCTAACCTAAAGACTGGAGGCCCTTATTCAGTGACTATTAATTATGTCGGGTATCAACCTGTGAAATATGAAGGGATTAATTTGAAACTAGGTAATCCGTACTCTTTGACTGCAACGATGAATGAGTCTGACGTTCTGGAAGAGGTTGTGATTGAAAGTTCAAAATCAGAAGGTGATTTTAATTCTACTCGAACAGGAGCTGCAACTAATTTGAGCAATGAGCAAATTAATACCTTGCCTACCATTCAAAGAAGTATCAGCGACTTTACAAGATTGACTCCACAGGCAAATGGAAATAGTTTTGCTGGACGTGATGGTCGATACAACAATGTTCAAATTGATGGAGCAAATTTTAACAATGGTTTTGGTTTAAGTAGTGATCCTCTACCTGGAGGAAATGCTCAGCCAATATCTCTGGATGCGATTCAAGAGGTAACAGTAAGTATTGCTCCCTATGATGTAAGACAAAGTGGTTTTACAGGAGCGGGTATCAATGCGGTTACTCGTAGCGGTACAAACCAATTTGAAGGTTCAGCCTATTATTTCTTTAGAAATCAAAATATGACTGGTGACCAAGTTGGAGATTTGGATATAGGTCCATTAGATGATGTATCTAGTAAAACTACTGGTTTCAGATTGGGAGGTCCTATTATTAAGAATAAGTTATTCTTTTTTGCAAATGCAGAGTTTGTTAAGAATGAAGGTACCAACCCATTTGCAGTCAATCAATGGGAAGCATCACAAGATGGTGTAGGTAATCCAGATCAGAACATCGCAAGAACTACTGAAGCTGATCTGATAGCAGTAAGAAATCACCTAATCAATACTTTCGGTTATGACCCAGGAGAGTACCAAGGTTATGCTAAAGATGCAGGAGATGAGAGTAGGTCTTTCTTTGCAAGATTAGATTGGAATATATCAGAAAAGCATAAATTGGCCTTGAGATATAGTAACGTTTTTGGCACACAAAATAACTTAGTTAATGGTAGCTCTGGACCTAGACCAAGGTCTTCTGTAAATAGAGTGAGTGATCAATCAATGGCTTTTGAGAGTACTCAATATTCTACAGATAACATTGTCAACTCATTTGCAGTAGAATTGAGTAGCTATTTTAATCAAAGCCTTTCTAATCAGTTCATCGCTACCTATTCCAAAATACAAGCTAAAAGAACCTCTGCCAGTGATGGTGTTTTTCCTACTATAGATATTTGGGAGGATGGAACAAACTACATCACAGCTGGATATGATCCATTTACTTATGGTAATGATGTCTTGAATGATAATATTAGTGTGATTAACAATTTAACCTACTTGAAAGGAAATCATGAGGTCACTGCAGGCCTGGCATTTGAAACTCAAACTTTTGGAAATCAATTCCTCAGACTTGGAGCTTCGTATTACAGGTATAATTCGGTCGATGATTTCTTGACGACTGGTACTGCGGGTGAAGTAGCTCCGATTATGTTTGGTGTGACTTATCCATATGAAGGTGCAGATACTTATGCTCCTATCACATTAGGTACTGCGGGCGTGTACGTACAAGATAAATTTAGAGTAAGTGATGATTTGGTAGTTACTGCTGGAGTGAGAATTGAGGCACCTATATTCCTTAATGATTTGACAGCAAATCCATCTATTGATGCATTGACTTTTCATTCACCAGATGGTGGTGACAAGAACTACGAATCGGGAGAGTGGCCAACTACTAAATTGAATGTGAGTCCAAGAGTTGGATTTAATTACGATGTGCTAGGTGATGGTTCGCTCAAACTAAGAGGAGGAACAGGTATATTTTATGGTCGTTTACCGTTTGTATGGTTGACCAATATGCCAACTGGGTCTGGTGTAATCTCAAACAATGTTGAGCCAAGTAGTTATGATCAAGTTGCTGGTTGGATTGGAAATGTCACTTTCAATCCTGATAAGTATCACTGGGTGGACAATCCTCCTGCAGGAGCAGAAGATGTATTTATATCTAACCCAAACGCAGGCGCGCCAAGTAGCTTAGCTTTGGTTGATAGTGATTTGAAAATGCCAAGTGTTTGGAGAACTAGTTTGGGAGGTGATTATTCCCTATCCAACTTGCCAATAACACTAAGTGCTGATTTGATGTATACAAGAGATGTCAATGCTGTTTACCAATTCAATGCAAACAGAGGTGATGCACCTACGACGTTGAACTATGGAAATGACAATCGTGATTTCTACCCGACTGGACCTGTGAGCTATAACCCTGCAATGGGAGCTAATAATGCTGTGGTATTGACTAACACTGATACAAAGGGCAATGTGTTTAATGCAACTGTTGGTGGTAATTTGAATACAAGAAATGGCTTTTATGGCTCACTCTTCTATACTTATACTTATTCTGACGAAATTTCTAGTAATGCTGGTTCTTCTGCCTCGTCTGCTATTGCAGGTCCTAATGTAAGCAGCCCCAACGAACAAGTGTTGTACAATTCTCAATATGCAGTACCTCATAGGGTAGTGGGTAGTATTTCGTACAAGATCAATTATTTGCAACACGCAGCAACTACGATCTCTTTGTATTATAGTGGTTCACATCAAGGAAGATACAGTTATACATACAGTTCAGATTTCAACAATGATGGGATCAATAGTGACTTGTTGTATGTGCCTGCGGATAATTCAGAAATTAACTTCGTAGATATAGTTGATGAGGGAGTTGTAGTGTTTACTGCTGCAGAGCAGTTGGCTGCATTCAACGAGTATATCAATGATGACCCATACCTAAGCGAAAGAAGAGGTAAGTATGCCGAAAGGAACTCAAACTTGATGCCTTGGTTGAATAGATTTGACTTCAGACTATTGCAAGATTTGTATACCAATATTGGCAAGTCTAAAAATACACTGCAGTTGAGTCTTGACATTTTCAACGTAGCAAACTTGTTGAATTCGGATTGGGGAGTAAGTCAGACTATGAACAATGCTCAAAACCTACTGAAGCCTGTTACTGTCACAGAGAATGGTGTACCAACTTTTCAAATGAATACAGTGAGTGTAGATGGTCAAACTGTATTGCCAACTAAGGCTACAAGAGATATCACCACAACTGCAAGTACATATTATATGCAGATTGGAGTGAGATACATCTTCGGTAACTAA
- a CDS encoding acylphosphatase: MIRPKMKDKIGKSIIIKGKVQGVFFRASAFETAERLGVQGWVRNQPDGSVAMEVYGPVSAVAAMVVWCGEGSEFSKVKEVQAEDLPYSEVYNSFNILY, from the coding sequence ATGATCAGACCCAAAATGAAAGACAAAATAGGTAAATCCATCATAATCAAAGGTAAAGTCCAAGGCGTATTTTTTAGAGCGTCGGCGTTTGAGACTGCGGAGCGGTTGGGCGTGCAGGGCTGGGTTAGAAATCAGCCTGATGGCAGTGTAGCGATGGAAGTTTACGGTCCAGTATCTGCTGTCGCAGCAATGGTGGTGTGGTGCGGAGAAGGGTCTGAATTTTCCAAAGTAAAGGAAGTACAGGCAGAGGATTTGCCCTATTCAGAAGTCTACAATAGCTTTAATATTCTCTATTAA
- a CDS encoding amidohydrolase family protein yields MKHILTLALLLLSLLSFGQNMEFEDYNPPSTLVVNENLVRQAKFPFIDVHNHQWSMDKQNLSQLIKEMDELNMAVMVNLSGRGQGSTQYLHNVLDNVHNNYPNRFIIFTNIDFENIDKPNWTKNAVKTLEEDVKAGANGLKIYKSLGLRYTDSNGNRIKVDDPRIDPIWAKCGELGIPVLIHSADPKPFWDEHDANNERWLELKTKPNRKRSDTDPAPWETIIAEQHHVFAKHPKTKFINAHLGWYANDLTQLGQIMDRYPNMYSEIGAVIAELGRQPKTARAFFEKYQDRIMFGKDYYNQEEYYTYFRVLETEDEYFPYYKKYHAYWKMYGLGLSDQILKKLYYQNALKVIPNIDTTLFTN; encoded by the coding sequence ATGAAACATATCCTTACACTTGCTCTTCTCTTGCTTTCTCTTCTTTCCTTTGGACAAAACATGGAGTTTGAAGACTACAATCCTCCCTCCACACTTGTAGTAAATGAAAACCTTGTCAGACAGGCTAAATTTCCTTTCATAGATGTTCACAATCATCAATGGTCGATGGACAAGCAAAACTTGAGCCAACTCATCAAAGAAATGGATGAACTCAACATGGCTGTCATGGTCAACCTGAGCGGAAGAGGTCAAGGCAGCACCCAATATTTGCACAATGTCTTGGATAACGTGCACAACAATTACCCCAATCGCTTCATCATTTTCACCAATATTGATTTTGAAAACATTGACAAGCCTAATTGGACGAAAAATGCGGTAAAAACACTAGAAGAAGATGTCAAAGCTGGTGCCAATGGTCTCAAGATCTACAAAAGTCTTGGTCTCCGCTATACAGACAGCAATGGCAATAGAATCAAGGTAGACGACCCTCGCATTGACCCGATCTGGGCCAAATGTGGTGAATTGGGAATTCCAGTTTTAATCCATTCGGCAGATCCCAAACCCTTTTGGGATGAACATGACGCGAACAATGAAAGATGGCTAGAACTCAAAACCAAACCTAACCGAAAAAGAAGCGATACCGATCCAGCGCCGTGGGAAACCATCATCGCGGAGCAACATCACGTGTTTGCCAAGCATCCAAAAACCAAATTCATCAATGCACACCTTGGCTGGTATGCCAATGATCTGACCCAGCTCGGTCAAATTATGGATCGCTATCCAAACATGTACAGCGAAATCGGTGCTGTCATCGCCGAGCTAGGTCGACAACCTAAAACAGCCAGAGCCTTTTTCGAAAAATACCAAGATAGAATCATGTTTGGCAAGGATTACTACAACCAAGAAGAATACTACACCTACTTTAGGGTATTAGAAACCGAAGACGAATACTTCCCCTACTACAAGAAATACCACGCCTACTGGAAAATGTATGGACTAGGGTTGTCAGATCAGATATTGAAAAAGCTATATTATCAGAATGCTCTCAAGGTTATCCCTAACATTGACACCACCTTGTTTACAAACTAA
- a CDS encoding nucleotidyltransferase family protein, producing MKPTLLILAAGRGSRFGGAKQVFPMGPNGETIMEYSIYDALNNGFGDVVMVINKDVEEDTLALVDKMTGVKDKITYTYQDLYVDMIPTDIQAKRLKPWGTAHAIMSASDAIKGNFAMINADDFYGAEAFKTMSDYLSRHQQAHQYSMVGYDLINTLSQNGTVSRGISISNEQGKLTSITETHGIYESNGQIWCIGQDGKETEITEGLASMNFWGFQHNLFDEMKRQFPIFLKQAADLTKDEFQIPTVIDHMIKKGMIEVDVLHSSAKWFGVTYKEDKDFASESIQNFVKAGKYPTPLWS from the coding sequence ATGAAACCGACATTATTAATATTAGCTGCCGGCAGAGGCAGTAGATTTGGAGGAGCCAAACAGGTGTTCCCAATGGGACCCAATGGCGAAACCATCATGGAATACAGCATCTATGATGCACTCAACAATGGATTTGGTGACGTAGTAATGGTCATCAACAAGGATGTCGAAGAAGACACCTTGGCACTGGTCGATAAAATGACTGGTGTAAAAGACAAAATTACCTACACCTACCAAGATTTGTATGTGGATATGATCCCAACTGACATCCAAGCCAAAAGACTCAAACCTTGGGGAACAGCTCATGCCATCATGAGTGCCAGTGACGCTATCAAAGGCAACTTTGCGATGATCAATGCAGACGACTTTTACGGAGCTGAAGCTTTCAAGACCATGTCAGACTACCTCAGTCGGCATCAGCAAGCACATCAGTACAGTATGGTAGGTTATGACCTCATCAATACATTGTCTCAAAACGGAACAGTCTCTAGGGGCATTTCAATCAGCAATGAGCAAGGCAAATTGACATCCATCACCGAAACACATGGCATCTATGAGTCCAACGGCCAGATATGGTGTATCGGGCAGGATGGTAAAGAAACCGAAATCACAGAAGGTCTCGCCTCTATGAATTTTTGGGGGTTTCAGCACAACCTCTTCGATGAAATGAAAAGACAATTCCCGATCTTTCTAAAACAAGCCGCTGATCTGACGAAGGATGAATTTCAAATCCCAACGGTCATCGACCACATGATCAAAAAAGGCATGATAGAAGTAGATGTACTACATTCATCCGCCAAATGGTTTGGCGTGACTTACAAAGAAGACAAGGATTTTGCCTCCGAATCGATCCAAAACTTTGTCAAAGCAGGAAAATACCCTACTCCATTATGGAGCTAA
- a CDS encoding peroxiredoxin has protein sequence MKIGESIPSFSLLNQDGLPVNSTDLIGDPLVIFFYPKDDTPVCTTEACTFRDHFEDFRELNIKVIGISADSPNSHARFRAKHRLNFDLLSDENKAVEKLFGLRRSLFGLLAQRVTFIFDSQGMLTHQIGSRFQAKKHVHEALKALR, from the coding sequence ATGAAAATCGGAGAGTCTATACCGTCCTTTTCTTTGCTCAACCAAGACGGATTGCCAGTCAACTCTACTGACTTGATTGGCGATCCTTTGGTTATTTTTTTCTACCCAAAGGATGATACGCCAGTTTGCACAACCGAAGCCTGTACCTTTCGCGATCATTTTGAAGATTTCAGGGAGCTAAACATCAAGGTCATAGGCATCAGTGCTGACTCTCCAAATTCACATGCCCGGTTCCGCGCCAAACATCGGCTGAATTTTGACCTACTCAGTGATGAGAACAAAGCAGTTGAAAAATTGTTTGGATTGAGAAGGTCTCTTTTTGGACTTCTTGCTCAACGTGTGACTTTTATTTTTGATTCGCAGGGAATGCTTACTCACCAGATAGGGTCTCGATTCCAAGCCAAAAAGCATGTACATGAGGCACTTAAAGCACTGAGATAA
- a CDS encoding fructose-6-phosphate aldolase: MHIIKIKGKAKIPDYIQLRDEDFVLIAYFRADRPLKKLEKYGLEGKEDALKGIIDTLPYGKIQPLKI, translated from the coding sequence ATGCACATCATCAAAATCAAAGGCAAAGCAAAAATCCCGGATTATATCCAGTTGAGAGATGAGGATTTTGTACTTATTGCGTATTTTCGTGCAGATCGACCACTCAAAAAACTAGAAAAGTATGGTCTGGAAGGAAAAGAAGATGCACTCAAGGGCATCATAGACACCCTTCCTTATGGAAAAATTCAACCCTTAAAGATTTAA
- a CDS encoding cell division ATP-binding protein FtsE — MEMDSRPVVEVSEADIYQENQKVLSDISFKIEKGEFVYLIGRTGSGKSSLLKTLYADLSFDKGSIDVAGFDIRKIKSKKVPYLRRKIGIIFQDFQLFPDRTVSENLLFVMKATGWKDKTKMKGRLAEVLMRVGLGAAAGKMPHQLSGGEQQRVVIARALINEPVILFADEPTGNLDPEVSKSIFKLFEEINRSGTAILMATHNHNFITENPGRVLKCEEGKLLDSTQDEFNLATHY; from the coding sequence ATGGAAATGGATAGTCGCCCAGTAGTAGAAGTCAGTGAAGCTGATATTTATCAAGAAAACCAAAAGGTACTAAGCGACATCAGTTTCAAAATCGAGAAAGGCGAATTTGTCTATCTCATCGGTCGTACAGGCAGTGGCAAGTCTTCTTTGCTCAAAACACTTTATGCGGATCTTTCTTTTGACAAAGGCTCCATTGATGTAGCGGGTTTTGATATTCGTAAAATCAAATCCAAAAAAGTACCTTACCTCAGAAGAAAAATAGGCATTATTTTCCAAGATTTCCAACTCTTCCCAGATAGAACTGTATCCGAAAACCTACTTTTTGTCATGAAGGCAACTGGCTGGAAAGACAAAACAAAAATGAAAGGTCGGTTGGCAGAAGTACTCATGAGAGTAGGTCTAGGAGCTGCAGCTGGCAAAATGCCGCATCAACTCTCAGGAGGCGAACAACAGCGAGTAGTCATTGCCCGGGCATTGATCAACGAGCCTGTTATTCTCTTTGCTGATGAGCCAACTGGGAATCTAGACCCAGAAGTATCCAAAAGCATCTTCAAACTTTTTGAGGAGATCAACAGGAGCGGGACTGCTATCCTGATGGCAACCCACAATCACAATTTCATAACTGAAAACCCAGGTAGGGTATTGAAATGTGAGGAAGGAAAGTTGCTAGACTCTACGCAAGATGAGTTCAATCTAGCAACCCATTATTAA
- a CDS encoding RNA polymerase sigma factor, which produces MNNTINHHDIHYELVEAVRRQDRTAQFELYNLYAKAMLNTSFRIVRDLAEAEDVVQESFVKAFHGIEKFRGDSTFGSWLKRIVVNGALNALKRKKELADIDEEGVELVEDVPIDCDGLNLDQIKAAVTQLPDGFRLVFTLYMIEGYDHKEIAEIMEITESTSKSQLNRAKVKLRELLKTMYSYER; this is translated from the coding sequence TTGAACAATACCATTAATCATCACGACATCCATTACGAATTGGTCGAGGCAGTCAGGCGGCAGGATCGTACGGCTCAATTTGAGTTATATAATCTCTATGCTAAAGCTATGCTCAATACGAGTTTTAGAATCGTGCGTGATTTGGCAGAAGCGGAGGACGTGGTGCAAGAGTCATTTGTCAAGGCTTTTCATGGAATTGAAAAATTCAGGGGAGACTCTACTTTTGGTTCTTGGCTGAAAAGAATAGTGGTCAACGGTGCCTTAAATGCCCTGAAGAGAAAGAAGGAGCTGGCTGATATCGATGAAGAGGGAGTCGAACTGGTGGAAGATGTGCCGATTGATTGCGATGGTTTGAATTTAGATCAAATCAAAGCAGCAGTGACTCAATTGCCCGATGGTTTTCGTTTGGTTTTTACCTTGTACATGATTGAGGGATATGACCACAAGGAAATCGCTGAAATCATGGAAATCACTGAATCGACCAGTAAGTCGCAACTCAACCGTGCCAAAGTAAAATTGAGAGAATTGTTAAAAACAATGTACAGCTATGAAAGATAA
- a CDS encoding FMN-binding glutamate synthase family protein — protein sequence MRYKFIATSIISLTLVAITAFYWQPILWILVLLLPIIGLGVHDLYQHKHTLKRNFPVLGMLRYIMEDLRPKIYQYFIESETDGRPINRMFRSIVYQRAKGALSTNPFGTKMNVYETGYEWANHSIMALDHHDLDPHPRVMVGGPDCKQPYSSSILNVSAMSFGALSTNATLALNGGAKKGDFAHNTGEGSISPYHLKHGGDLIWQIGTGYFGCRNADGTFNDEMFQEKALLDNVKMIEIKLSQGAKPGHGGILPAEKNTPEIAKIRAVMPHTRVDSPPTHKSFSNPIEMMNFIKKLRDLSDGKPVGFKLCVGNKLEFTDLCIAMHQTGIKPDFITVDGGEGGTGAAPLEFSNSIGMPLKDALAFVYDMLRSYDLKKDIRIFASGKILTGFHMFRAFALGADACYSARGMMLSLGCIQALECHSNKCPTGIATQKAELVKGLNVEDKINRVAKFHGATVNSFVEFMGATGVNSIAQIKRHHVYRRVSQSKIKTYAEIYPQVKRGEFA from the coding sequence ATGAGATATAAGTTCATTGCTACCTCAATTATATCACTAACATTAGTTGCCATTACCGCATTTTATTGGCAGCCCATCTTATGGATACTTGTACTATTGCTCCCCATAATCGGACTAGGTGTACATGACCTGTACCAGCACAAACATACCCTAAAAAGAAATTTTCCAGTACTAGGGATGCTTCGATACATCATGGAGGACTTACGTCCTAAAATTTACCAGTATTTTATCGAATCCGAAACAGATGGCAGACCCATCAATAGGATGTTTAGATCAATCGTATATCAACGCGCCAAAGGAGCACTATCTACCAATCCATTCGGCACCAAAATGAATGTATATGAAACTGGCTATGAGTGGGCCAACCATTCTATCATGGCATTGGATCACCATGATCTTGATCCACATCCAAGAGTGATGGTTGGAGGCCCTGATTGCAAACAACCCTACAGCTCCAGCATCCTGAACGTATCCGCTATGAGTTTTGGAGCACTAAGTACCAATGCTACATTGGCACTGAATGGAGGGGCAAAAAAAGGGGATTTCGCTCACAACACTGGAGAAGGAAGTATCAGTCCTTACCATTTGAAACATGGTGGAGACCTGATATGGCAAATTGGCACAGGGTACTTCGGATGTCGAAATGCAGACGGAACTTTCAACGACGAAATGTTCCAAGAAAAGGCACTCCTCGACAATGTAAAAATGATTGAAATTAAGCTTTCGCAAGGAGCAAAACCAGGTCACGGAGGCATCCTTCCTGCCGAGAAAAACACCCCAGAGATTGCCAAAATCAGAGCCGTGATGCCACACACACGTGTAGACTCTCCTCCTACGCACAAATCATTCTCCAACCCCATTGAGATGATGAATTTTATCAAAAAACTACGAGACTTATCAGATGGAAAACCTGTAGGATTCAAGCTTTGTGTAGGAAACAAATTGGAGTTTACGGACCTATGTATTGCCATGCATCAGACAGGGATCAAACCTGATTTCATCACCGTAGATGGTGGCGAAGGAGGTACTGGTGCAGCACCTTTAGAATTTTCCAACAGCATAGGCATGCCGCTCAAAGACGCACTGGCATTTGTCTATGACATGCTCCGCAGCTACGATCTCAAGAAAGACATCAGAATCTTTGCCTCTGGCAAAATTTTAACGGGTTTTCATATGTTTAGAGCGTTTGCCTTGGGAGCAGATGCATGCTACAGCGCCCGTGGCATGATGCTGTCTCTGGGCTGTATTCAAGCACTAGAGTGTCATAGCAACAAATGCCCTACAGGTATCGCTACACAAAAAGCTGAGTTGGTCAAAGGGCTCAACGTAGAAGACAAAATCAATCGGGTCGCTAAGTTTCATGGTGCTACTGTCAATAGTTTTGTGGAATTCATGGGAGCTACAGGGGTAAATTCAATCGCACAAATCAAACGACACCATGTTTACCGTAGAGTGTCACAATCCAAAATAAAAACTTATGCAGAGATATATCCACAAGTAAAGAGAGGTGAGTTTGCATAA
- a CDS encoding molybdopterin molybdotransferase MoeA, translated as MISVEEARKFIDEHHASWGSERVSLGESLGRVLAEEVRADRDFPPFDRVTMDGVAIGYEAYVSGRREFEVSGVQYAGEAAKNISGDDQCLEVMTGAVLGSSCDMVIRYEDVVFHDQDGRRFATISDEQGFRWKNVHRQGSDQKEGEVLLAPGQVIHAGVLAILATVGRMETYVQKFPKVAIVSTGDELVDVAQIPKAYQIRKSNVVMMESVLTMKGVSCSMFHLLDDYEILTKELSHILKSHDVLLLSGGVSKGKADFLPQVLEELGVEKQFHTVAQRPGKPFWFGIHQKKPVFAFPGNPISTMMCFQVYFMPWLSKQLHTYSDTSVAVLTEDVVFKPDLGYFVQVSLQSHQGRLYAMPQAGNGSGDLVNLAKSTGFLYLPAGQEVYKKNKEYLVYSFSPL; from the coding sequence ATGATAAGTGTCGAAGAGGCTAGAAAATTTATAGATGAGCATCATGCCAGCTGGGGGAGCGAACGAGTCAGTTTGGGCGAGAGCTTGGGTAGAGTGTTGGCAGAGGAGGTGAGAGCTGATCGGGATTTTCCACCTTTTGATCGGGTGACGATGGATGGTGTTGCCATTGGATATGAAGCATATGTAAGTGGTCGTCGTGAGTTTGAAGTGTCGGGTGTTCAGTATGCGGGGGAAGCGGCCAAGAATATTTCGGGTGATGACCAATGTCTGGAAGTCATGACAGGTGCAGTACTAGGCTCATCGTGTGATATGGTTATTCGCTATGAGGATGTAGTATTCCATGATCAAGATGGCAGACGTTTTGCAACCATCAGTGATGAACAAGGTTTTCGTTGGAAGAACGTTCATCGTCAAGGTTCTGATCAGAAGGAAGGAGAGGTGCTCCTAGCGCCTGGACAAGTGATTCACGCAGGGGTGTTGGCGATTTTGGCTACCGTAGGTCGCATGGAAACGTATGTCCAAAAATTCCCCAAAGTGGCGATTGTTTCGACAGGAGACGAGCTCGTAGATGTAGCTCAAATCCCCAAAGCCTATCAGATCAGAAAATCAAATGTGGTCATGATGGAGTCGGTATTGACCATGAAGGGTGTGTCTTGTAGCATGTTTCATCTCCTCGATGATTATGAAATATTGACAAAGGAGTTGTCCCATATTTTGAAATCACATGACGTGCTTTTGTTGAGCGGAGGTGTTTCAAAAGGCAAAGCAGATTTTTTGCCCCAGGTATTGGAAGAGCTTGGCGTGGAAAAGCAATTTCATACAGTGGCTCAAAGACCAGGGAAGCCTTTCTGGTTTGGGATTCATCAGAAAAAACCAGTGTTTGCATTTCCAGGCAATCCCATTTCTACCATGATGTGTTTTCAAGTGTATTTTATGCCTTGGTTGTCAAAGCAATTGCACACGTATTCGGATACCTCGGTAGCAGTGTTGACTGAGGATGTGGTATTCAAGCCAGATTTAGGATATTTTGTGCAGGTAAGTTTACAAAGTCACCAAGGACGATTGTACGCCATGCCTCAGGCCGGAAATGGATCCGGGGATTTGGTCAATCTCGCCAAGAGCACAGGCTTTTTGTATTTACCCGCAGGTCAGGAGGTGTATAAAAAAAATAAGGAATACTTAGTGTATTCCTTTAGTCCGCTTTAG